The Vitis riparia cultivar Riparia Gloire de Montpellier isolate 1030 chromosome 3, EGFV_Vit.rip_1.0, whole genome shotgun sequence genome segment TCAATTTATCTCCTTTCTAAACCAACTAAATGGAAATATGATTAACCCACACATATGTACACATTCACTACTAGGTATATGGAATTTATGCAagtgtacaaggtatttacattAAGTGTATAAGGTATATGtattaattgtacaagggtgtacaaggccaCCTTCCATGAAGGAATtcaacttattttcaaaaactcgcTAACCATTTCCCTTTGTCAAGGATAGAGGACATTCCTCACACACATTGTTTGATGACACACTCAtcccatgcattttttttttaccttatacATGTTCATTCAATTTCCCACCCCACcaatgatgaataggaacaTAGATTgggttcaattttttcttttttccctgaGCTATGACAATGGAAACATGGTtaacccacccatatgcacactTTGCATTTTATGTCTATGGAATTTGTGTAAACGTGCAAGGTATTTACACAATATACAATGTAAATGTATTAACTGTACAATGGTGTATAAAGCTAACTTCATTGAATGAAGGAATTCAActgattttcaaaaactcacTCGACCATTTCCCTTTGCCAAGGATGggggacattcctcacacaCATTGTTTGATGACACACTCATCTTATGCATTTTATTAACCTCGTATATGATCATTCGATCAACTACCTTCCTTGAATGAAGGAATTCAACCGATTTTCAAAAACTCGCTCGACCATTTCCCTTTGCCAAGGATGAGGGACATTCCTTACAAATATTACTTGATGACACACTCATCCTATGCATTTTATTGACCTTGTATATGATCATTCAATATTCAACTACCCAACTAATGATGAATAGGAGCAAAAAATTTGGATTCAattttttcctcacattttttaaCCAAACCTTGAATCTTTGATGGAGAGTaagaaacaataatataaaaactcCTAAATCAAGatcaatgaaacaaaattgtcaacttaaACTAAGTAGCTTAATACACTAATAATAAATACGAAGAAAAACATTAAACtcaaaataatgttaatttaaGAAGAAGATACATAGAAAtcaaacacttttttttcttttcaaaagcatacttaaaaataaaaaatagaaactcaaaaattatatcaaaataaacatttgaaaaagtaataaaagTATAAAGACGTTTTCAAAGAAGTAAAGAAATattaattgaaaggaaaaaaataaaaagaaaataaaattaggcaagaatttttttatctttctttgaatatgattttgcatgaaaaaactctcgaaaaaaatttaaaacatatatatatatatatatatatatatatatatatatgataaggatattattttaaaatttttaaagaaatactATGATAAGTAtgtgaattaaaataatttaagactCCAAAAATTAccataagaataaaaaaggtacaaaaattaaacaaaattttcatcaaagcAAATCGTAAAATGGAAAAccagaaagaaagagaaaatttgaaattaaaagtgTAATACAAAAAATAGCCTACTTGAATGGCTTTGATGGTGGTAAATAACCTTTCTAATTCTCCCACTCTATGACTTAAAGAAATATCGTAAGTACATTggtaagataaaataaataacaaaagaaaaaatatattacaaatgGTGGGTTGGTTAGTCAAGCATAATTTCACCGAGACTTTCTTTGATTTGAAATGACAAattgtaaaaaagaaaaaaaaagaaaaaagttaaaataattaatttttttttatcaaaatagtaaataaaatattatgacaTGAACAATAGAAAAGATTGatgtaatattattatatggatGAAATTAACCTTTGTAATGGATCATAAGACTAGTTAtgtattttaattgaaaaacatgCATGGGAAATGGATCTTTAAGTGCCATAATCAACAGTATAACTTTTTATTAGTCGTTGTGATATTTTAACGTTGCAAATGATGGGGatagcttatttatttatttattttccatggTAAGTGTTATGGAAAAACAACAATAAgtaacaagaaaaataagaacacacaaatttacgtggaaaaccttAGATGGGAAAAATCACGAGTAAAGGAGAAGAATAATCCAATATGTCAAAAATTGATACAAAAGAAGAGAGTATCAAGCGGCTACTATATAAATACCTGAAAACCTATACAccattccatatatatatgggagagaaaaaataaataaagcacgAAAATACATCATTTTTTCTTCACCATATATATCGCATCGTGAACTTTTCAAGTTGGACCAAAAAGGAAATCGAGTCACCAAGCTCTAACAATCTCCGCCTTGACAAAAATTCCAAtgtaaggaatgaaaaaaaaaaaaaaaacttcaatcttCAACAAAAATTCTTCACCTCTTCCATAAACCTTAAAGGACAATTTAACAACAAATACTAGCCAAATCCAAGCAATGCTCAAACTTGGCTACAAGGAGTATCTTTGTCATCATATCAGTAGGATTATCATGGGTGATAACTTTAACCACAACAATATCACCACGAGCAATGATATCATGCACAAAATGATACCACACATCAATGTGCTTTGTCATCTGATGAAACATTTGGTTTTTTGTGAGGAAAATATCACTCTGACTATCATAAAAAGTTGTGGTAATCTAGAAGTTGTCACTAAGTTCACCAAATAGTCATTTTAACCAAATAGCTTCCTTACAAGCCTATATAATAGTCATGTACTCAATCTCAGTAGTAGACAAAGCAACTGTGGTCTGCAAAGCTGTTTTCCAATTAATAGCACAACCACCAACAATAAAAACAGACCTTGTAAGAGATCTTCTTTTATCAAGATCACTAACAAAATCAGAATCGAAATACCCAACAACTCCATCTCTAGTTCTCCCAAAATGCAAACAATCATTAGTAGTGCCACGTAAGTATCTGAAAACCCACTAAACTGTTTTTCGATGTTCTTTACCAGGATTTGCCATGTATCTATTGATTGCACTAGCTGCATATGATAAATCTAGACATAAACAAACCATAGCATACATGAGAGACCCCATTGCACTAGAATATGGAACTCGTGACATATAATCAACATCATCATCAAATTGTGGAGATAAAGTAGATGAAAGTTTGAAATGAGTTGCTAAAGGACTACTAACAGTTTTGTCATTCTGCATATTGAACTTGTGAATAACTTTCTTAATGTACCCTTTCTGGCTTAGGTATAATTTACTTGCCTTTCTATCTCTTAGAATCTCCATTCCAAGTATATTTTTTGTCATTCCTAAGTTTTTCATCTCAAACTCCTTATTGAGTTAGACTTTTACCTTTCTTATCTCTTCCTTATCCTCGGCTGCTAttaacatatcatcaacatataagaGTAGATATACAAATGACCCATCATCACTCTTCTTAAAGTAGACACAACTGTTATAATTGCTTCTTTTAAAATCATGAGTGGTCATAAATGAGTCAAACATGTTGTACCATTGTCTAGGTGATTGTTTTAGGCCATAGAGAGATTTTTTCAACAAACACATTGTCTTCCTTTCCTGAAACTATAAAACCCTCAGGTTGTTGCATGTAGATGTCCTCCTCAAGTTCTCCATGTAAGAATGTTGTCTTCACATCCAACTACTCAAGCTCAAAATCATGCATGgtcacaataaaataaatatggcGAGTTGTTTATGGAAGACCCAACCCTCTATGGTTCCATAACTTAGACATAataggattgaaaattttttatttttaaaatttgtcctAGTTTGGATCTTGTTTATGGTTTAACCTAGGACGGGGGGAAAGGGGTGGGCATTgaatagatagttctttccttTTAggcctttttttaaaaaataaaataaaacaaaataaaataaaataaaatccccTTTAAGAATTAAAGATGAGTGTAGAAGAAGACAAGGATTTATATGGAAAACTACCAACAAAGTCTCTATATGAGTATAATAACAATGGATTAGAGATCCTAGAGTATAAATCCACTATCAAAAGATCAATACATAGATTTACTTGACAAAAGTTATCCCTATGACTTACTCCCAAGTACCTATACTAGTCTTTACATCTATGATGTAGCACCCCACATGCACCTGGTGGACTACCTCAACACCTAATGGGATATGAATGTCTCATGAACTCAAGGAATGAGAATCACCAAGAATTGAGAGTCTTGGTACACAACAAAGGCTAATGATCTTCTTTCACCAAAATTTGCATCACAAAAAAACCTTTATGGCATGATATTTATACATAAGAAGGAAAACCCTAGTAAATATAATactaaattttctaaaaaatagtttttaaaatatggaaatactaaaaataaattatgaatggGAATTTGGAGAAAACTACTTTGAGAGTACTGAGAAGTGCTTAAGCGCTCATGTAGagtttaaaaaccaattttaaaacacttttaactgGATTCAAAATCTAACATCAACTTCATGTCATAATTTACCCCCGTTAGCCTTTCTCGAACCTCTTTGTACGTACTTACTTGTGTCATCCTAATTGATGACCCAAGAACTTTGAATCTTTGATAGagtaagacataataatataaaaactcCTAAATCAAGACCAATTgaacaaaattatcaacttaaGCTAACTTAATGCACTAACAACAAATATGAATAAAACCATTAAACTCAAAATAAcattaatttaagaataaaatacacagaaatcaaacatatttttcttcaaacgcttactttaaaaataaaaaatagaaactcaaaaattatataaaaataaacattctaaaattttctaaggaaaaaaaaaagtaataaaaatataaagacatttttaaaaaagtaaagaaaaaaagtaaaaaaaaaaaaaaacaaaattaggcAAGAATTCTTGATATATTTCTTTGAATGTGATTCTACATGAAaagaacctaaaaaaaaaaaaaaaaaaaactacaaaagtataaataagataaggatatttaaaaaaaaaaattaaagaaataacgTGATAAGTATGtgaattaaaataacttaagacTCAAAAATAATTACTACAAGACAAAGGTGctacaaaaattaaacaaaattttcatcaaagcAAATCTTAAAAACgaaaaatagaaagagagaaaatttgaaattaaaagtgtaataaaaaaaatagcctACTTGAATGGCTTTGATGATGGTAAAAAAACTTTCTAATTCTCCCACTCTCtgacttgaaaaaaatattgtaaacaTATTGGTAAGACAAAAAgtaataacaaaagaaaaaacatattacTGATGGTggtgtggacctgcatttttcacgtgcgtccccactcgatcggcaagactcgctttttttatttatgaaaaataatttttggaaaagttggagtcgccacttattttatttttattttaaagggaaaataaaacaagaaagaaaaaccctaaaatgtgactccataatttttggaaaaaaggcatgtctttgaaaaacccgagtcttggtccggggatcaggttacttattgggaaggtacctctaggaggtagcacccctctaagccctaaaaaggtctctactgactaagttgaggaaaacgtggcaattaattggtttaattatggatacctaagtaggctaggtggttaaaaaaaaaaagcatgccaaacaagatcaaatcataataaaggaaggttaggatgcgtacccggaccgcttctcaagcgctatcataaaacatcgatggttaatttaaacaatatatcatccaacatgtattttattagaaataatccaacaatgaaacatatatagcagaacactcaagcattattagacataagcattatttcacaatgacaagcatattcgcataattcagaaagtaggtgatagaggacatacctagatagcatagataatttgtaacgtgcttcctcaagttgtaaggggttagataacaaataataaaatatagaaatcctagcatgctcgttatctaattagcataacaaaagtgatcaaagtatacaaaatcatcaattatcacatacatcttgtatataattcctaaaaaatagatagacgtgatttcaacaagtgtcaaatgtggcaacaaaaataaattttgaaaagattttcttatgtaggggtttcaccaattccccaatcgatatacacgaatttagcttagaattatcccatttatttgggatcacaagctttgattcatgttttattcaaaactgtaattttatttgaaagatgtgaaccgatcaaaacatggttgcacattattttaaaaaatgagattttgattctaagaactctaaatggatttttgaaatggattgttaaggggatcttttgactctaagaaactctaaatgaatttttgagatggatttttaaggaaaatgagattttgagaatagtgttatattttaaaaataaaagaaattaatttgaaagcaataaagtgtatgaatcaaaataccaagcaaaacaaaagaaaacaaaatcacaaagtagaatttttgacaaccaagaaaattgaaggtgagaatagaggctaatcttcatgagtttccaaaagtctcagaaagaaaatcaaattaaatgaaggatcactaaagcaacgggcaaggcgttctaaattaaacaaactaacggagtatcaattcatgaactaacggctaggattttaaaaacatataagttAAGATGAGGGTGATCAGGatctaacattaatgattttgaaacaaaaaactaaaaatggatcaatttaggtaaggaactaaaattatagaagtacctaaactaattaaaacgagtttgactaaattaaactaaaaacgtgaactttcaaacatagaattaattttactaatgaactacaattataaagtgcttaagctaattaaaatgagccaaactaaatcaaagcaaactaaagatatgtactttcaagcatagaattaattttattgatgaaccaaaaattataaaagtgtctaaactaaatagatgaattaaattaaatcaaagtacgctaaaaacatgaacttttaaataaagaatcaattttatcaataaataaataaaactataaaaacacataaactaattaaaaggaactaaattaaatcaaagaatactaaaaatatgaacttccaaacatgaaatcaattttattaataaactaagactataaaaacacctaaaataatgaatataaattattaaatcaaagcaaactaaagaaaaaaactgaaactttcaaacatgggatcaattttattaatgaactaaactataaaaaatatctaaactaactataatgaatcaaattaaattaaagtaacctaaaaacgtaaactttcaaacatggaatcaattttatcaatgaactaaaactataaatgtatttgaactaaatagatgaattaaactaaatcaaaagtaaactaaagacatgaacttttaatatagaatcaattttattaacgaactaaaattataaaagtatctaaactaattaaaatgaatcacattaaatcaaagaatactaaaaatatgaactttcaaatatgggatcaactttatcaataaataaataaatgaaatacaagtaattaaaagagtagcaaatacatgaataaatgaataaataaaactcaaatgttttcaatctgatgcaatcaatcaaaattaaatagggatcaaatcattcttttttttttttaatataatgaatcaaaattaaaacacacaaactcattcaagccaaactaacaaataaattaatactaaattaaattggaattaaaaaaaaaggaaaaaaagatatctaataaaaaaatgaaaaactctttcaaaaactaaCCTATGTTATGGAAAAAATCCGTTTTTGATACGTTAAAGTAGCCCCTCCTCGAAAATCCTCTGTTCCTCtctatttcaaaaagaatatcacGACCCTTTGCTCCAAAAATTCTCTCTTGCGTgttctctcaaaaaaaaaaaaatccccttcTCTCGTTCCTCTGTTCTCCTATTTTATATGACAAcccactttttttctttctggaaTATCCcctctcttcttttttaatgCACATGGATATAGAAAGTGCATGCATGTAGCTCACATTGGAGACTTCCCTAAGATGCAGCCTTGTCCTATTTGGTAAGTGATCAAGCATGTtgacttttctttcttaaaaataataaagaaatctcTCTTACAGCTGTCTACAAAGTGGCCcttccttcctttttattttcaacaatatAAATCTCTTTTTCCCACCCTCCATTCAGCCGTGATCTCCTCCTTCTATATGCAGCCCGGATTCCTATTTGAAGCCATGATCTCACTTCCCTTGAtgaggactcttcccaaaacgTTCACGCCTACCTTTCAATGTATCCATCCCACCATGAATCCAAGGAAATCCTCCAAATATTCAATCTCAATGTGATTGTGCACACCTTCCATacttttcctacaaaatttcaaagttaatagattaaataaaataataataataatgatgataaaaaatgagtaaaagtaataataataataatagttgtaaaataaaaataaaacatttaaataaaattcttaaattgaaATAGATAAGTAAGGGCAATTATTATggaaaaagtgacaaaataataaggaaataaaataggtgaagaaatagacaagataataaatacaaataaataaaaataaaataataaaaagtcaagtcatgcaactttaaaataaacgagtcatgcaagtcatgcaagccatacaaaaaaaaaaatgcaatcgtgcaaacatgcaaaaaaaatacttaaaaggtgatctaagtgggcctaagtgagcctaagtgggccaagtgtatctaaataggcttagggtgcctaaatgggtcaaGGGTGCCTAAGTGAAGTCTAGTCTAAATCAAGACTACCGAGGATCACAATAAAGGGTCAGATaatcccttaaccaaagtctccgaggtgactcagaaaaggGTAAGTTgtatgagtagtaatgggccaccaaggaattaCTGTGGAGTACTGGAAGtgaatttaaagacatgtgctaaagggacaaaattgagggtctacaggtGGGTTGCTTAGTTAAGGATCACTTCTTCGAGATTTCCtttgatttaaatattaaacttgAAATTGATCTTTGTAATGGATCATAAGATTAATTAAGAATCTTAATTGAAAAACACGCATGGGAAATGGATCTTTAAGTGCCTTTATCAACGGTACTATAAATTTGTATTAGTCATTGTGATATTTTGACATTGCAAATGATGGGTATTGCAAGTGGCGGGggtttttgtttattgtttttcgGTCATATGGTGAGCAATTCCTTCAAACGTTGGCCTCGAACGATATGTAAGCATTGATGATGCCTTGTTCCTGACCATATTTCCTACTAAACCTATTCAACTTCTATCAAAAAGTCTAATGCTTTGTTCCTACCTATTTCCTATTAAACCTATTcaacttcttattttttctttgcataAAAGGGATTAGTGTAACTTCTTGTATACTAATATAGCTTTAGATTATGATTTAGTCTAAATTTACtaaatgattttctttgattACTATATAATgactattattaatattaactGAAGAAAGAATTGATCGACCAGAACACCATATATATGAAATCGGAGTTTACTATGATCCAAGGACAAATAATATGAATCTCATGAACaatgaaatgaaacaaattcaaatgaaataaCAAACCCTGAATCATAGGGCTATTTCCGACCGAATTAGCGTGTGTGGAATAGGGATGGGGATTGAGACAAGGTTGAAGAAGATTCTGAGACCTTTGATGAGTCCGTGGTGCCATTAGAGGAGTTGGAAAACTGGGTGTGGTTTCTCTCAGAAAGGCTAGTGCTATAGGATGTCTGCAGCGCTGGAGGAGCGTAATACATTGGCACAGGCATTTTTATAGGAAGAAGAGGCAATAAAGCTTCAGAATTAAGGACACTAATTGCTTCCCTCACCGAAGGACGAGCATTGCAATCCGGGTGAGCACACCAAAGACCAACAATCAGCAATCGTTCCATTTGTTGATCATCATAATCTGCAGACAGTCTTGGATCAGCTGCTTCAAGAAGTTTTCCTACGCCATAGAGGTCCCAAACCCACTCCACCAATCTGATCTGATTTTCTTCGGCCTTTGTTTCCACGGCTCTTCTTCCACAGCAAATTTCCAATGCAACAATTCCAAAACTGTACACGTCAGATTCCTTACTAGCCTTGCCTGTCATGAAACATTCAGGAGCCATGTAGCCCATGGTCCCCGCTAAAACAGTGGTTTGTGACCCTTTACCATGATCAACAAGCCTGGCTAGCCCAAAATCTCCAAGCTTAGCATTAAAATCTGAGTCCAGCATCACATTACTGGACTTGATGTCCCTGTGTACCACACACTGCTCCCATTCTTCATGTAGGTACAGAAGCGAAGAGGCCAAGCCTAGAGCAATTCTATACCTCATAGCCCATGTTAACAaggttttttcttcaaaaagacAGGTGCTCAAGCTTCCATTAGGCAACAACTCGTAAACCAATAGGAGCTCTTCTTTTTTATGGCACCAGCCCATGAGCCGCACCAAGTTCCGGTGCCTCAATCGACAGAAGATCTTCACTTCAGATGCGTACTCCTTCATCCCCTGTTGGGAGTTCCTTGTTACCCTCTTAACTGCGACATAAGAGTTCAGTTCTCGCAAGAAACCTCTATAGACCCCACCAAACCCTCCCTCTCCAAGCTTCTCTCCCTCTGAAAAGTTAGTGGTCGCAAGAGCCAATTCATTAAAGGAAAACTTCCTCGGTCCAGCACCCTTCTCAAAATCTTCGTCCATGGCCAGGTCACTGTCACCACCGTCTTCTTGATCTCTCCCAGTATTCCTCTTCCTCCACAAGTAAAACCAAGCCAATCCAAACCCACCCACCACAACAAATGCACAAACACTCAATCCCACCACAAGTCCTGTCTTCTTTCCCTTTCCGGGTTCTACAGAACTGGGAAGTTCCAAAGTTGAA includes the following:
- the LOC117910929 gene encoding L-type lectin-domain containing receptor kinase IX.1-like; translated protein: MGRTLYSTMSGCNTRMESHKLLSFHLFMISIFFFLIFFPSATSLSFNFSRFGSNNHNISFDEAGDAVYSSDGCIQLTRNEKDMQANNSWGRAMYSERLYLWDQTSRNLTDFTSNFSFVINSQGDSLHADGLTFFLNGTQLHTDTLGETLGLANEKNETNKSAVTFIAVEFDTYTNAAKRDPEGEHIGIDINSMISVKTVNWSSNIEKGKLNHVSINYTSSSHNLSVVLITEVTDSTSTTQSLSYNVDLREYLPEYVTMGFSGSTGTYFQINKICSWNFSSTLELPSSVEPGKGKKTGLVVGLSVCAFVVVGGFGLAWFYLWRKRNTGRDQEDGGDSDLAMDEDFEKGAGPRKFSFNELALATTNFSEGEKLGEGGFGGVYRGFLRELNSYVAVKRVTRNSQQGMKEYASEVKIFCRLRHRNLVRLMGWCHKKEELLLVYELLPNGSLSTCLFEEKTLLTWAMRYRIALGLASSLLYLHEEWEQCVVHRDIKSSNVMLDSDFNAKLGDFGLARLVDHGKGSQTTVLAGTMGYMAPECFMTGKASKESDVYSFGIVALEICCGRRAVETKAEENQIRLVEWVWDLYGVGKLLEAADPRLSADYDDQQMERLLIVGLWCAHPDCNARPSVREAISVLNSEALLPLLPIKMPVPMYYAPPALQTSYSTSLSERNHTQFSNSSNGTTDSSKVSESSSTLSQSPSLFHTR